Proteins from a single region of Mucilaginibacter daejeonensis:
- a CDS encoding sensor histidine kinase, whose protein sequence is MKLKKVISNRVVQHVLFWAIVFVLYTFLYSVKSSFWIAFRNNLFYTPLHITFYYFITGYLIPIYLFEGRYVSFLSLLVLVMLFLSFISRVMDIYIAIPYIIKYMPLDSWEKAELTRSAVFDRLFDLVFFMNALKAMNMIVWFAVVIKMFKLWYERKQAALQAELNALKGQVHPHFLFNTLNNLYALTLANSPRSSEVVLGLSDLLRYMLYECDTDLVSLQKEVQMLQRYITLERLRYEERLDLNFTISGRLEDKLVTPLIMLTFIENAFKHGASDTVGEAWVTIDLQVVGDNMKLKVANSKPASNALNAGKHFGNIGLQNARKRLELLYPAAHELKIMDDEDTFLVVLELKLQTDPISSPNLALITT, encoded by the coding sequence ATGAAGTTGAAAAAGGTGATCAGCAACAGGGTGGTACAGCATGTGCTATTTTGGGCGATCGTCTTTGTGCTTTATACATTTTTGTACTCAGTAAAAAGCAGTTTTTGGATAGCGTTCCGGAATAACCTGTTCTACACACCGCTTCATATCACCTTTTATTATTTCATCACTGGCTATCTGATCCCCATTTACCTTTTTGAGGGGAGGTATGTCAGTTTCCTATCGTTATTGGTGCTGGTTATGCTCTTCTTGAGCTTCATCAGCAGGGTGATGGACATCTATATCGCTATTCCTTATATTATTAAATACATGCCGCTTGACAGCTGGGAAAAAGCTGAATTGACTCGTTCCGCTGTTTTTGACCGATTGTTCGATCTGGTGTTCTTCATGAACGCCCTCAAGGCCATGAACATGATCGTGTGGTTCGCGGTGGTGATCAAAATGTTCAAGCTGTGGTATGAGCGTAAGCAGGCTGCCCTGCAAGCCGAACTTAACGCGCTGAAGGGGCAGGTACACCCGCATTTTCTGTTCAATACGCTCAATAACCTTTATGCGTTAACGCTGGCCAACTCGCCGCGGTCATCAGAGGTGGTGCTGGGTCTGTCGGATCTGCTTCGGTATATGTTGTACGAATGTGATACAGACCTGGTGAGCCTGCAAAAAGAGGTGCAGATGCTGCAACGCTACATCACCCTGGAGCGCCTGCGTTACGAGGAACGCCTCGACCTGAATTTTACCATCAGCGGTAGGTTGGAGGATAAGCTGGTGACGCCGCTTATTATGCTCACCTTTATCGAGAACGCCTTTAAGCATGGTGCCAGTGATACCGTGGGAGAGGCCTGGGTCACGATCGATCTGCAAGTAGTGGGCGATAACATGAAGTTGAAAGTAGCTAATAGCAAGCCTGCCTCAAATGCTCTGAACGCCGGAAAGCATTTCGGTAACATCGGTCTCCAGAATGCCCGTAAACGCCTGGAGTTACTGTATCCTGCCGCCCACGAACTCAAGATCATGGACGACGAGGACACCTTCCTGGTGGTACTGGAATTAAAATTACAGACCGACCCCATATCCTCACCTAATCTTGCGTTGATCACCACATGA
- the ispG gene encoding (E)-4-hydroxy-3-methylbut-2-enyl-diphosphate synthase has protein sequence MINAEAAKALPGLYCNSLTQYSRFVTREVKIGDVPMGGSNPIRIQSMTTTDTMDTIGTVEQTIRMVDAGCEYVRITAPSIKEAQNLAEIKKQLRARGYTVPLVADIHFTPNAAEVAARIVEKVRVNPGNYADKKKFDEIEYTDSKYQGELDRIFQKFTPLVNICKEYGTAMRIGTNHGSLSDRIMSRYGDTPQGMVESAMEFIRMCEALNYYNLCISMKSSNPQVMVQAYRLLVQTMVAEGMNYPLHLGVTEAGDGEDGRIKSAVGIGTLLEDGLGDTVRVSLTEEPEAEAPVAIALVNRYSARGVSEALRGLSGDTGDQRSEAGTDVQISSNEHPATRNPQPATQHSPYEYQKRHTTEANAFIGGHMVPRVVLDLSKANLKDPSVLNAAGYLYSPILDKYNMADQSVDFVYMADTLPSFTFPGNLKQLYNYNTWFTLANKKNCHPVFTLAQYTDSSADRSSALSLVTIDAAQVDMSQIKQLAQDPNLVLVLETTAAHGMAQQRSFFFELMQAGIETPVIIKRSYDLGDEGSELITTSTDLRPEASELTTKLQLYAATDMGALLVDGFGDGVWIDAPGMPAAVITSTAFGILQATRSRISKTEYISCPSCGRTLFDLQETTQMIRSRTSHLKGLKIGIMGCIVNGPGEMADADYGYVGAGPGKITLYRGKEVVKKNVNTANALDELIGIIQEDGNWVEPAVVA, from the coding sequence ATGATCAATGCTGAAGCTGCAAAAGCACTCCCCGGGCTTTACTGTAATTCGTTAACTCAATATTCGCGTTTTGTTACCCGTGAAGTGAAGATCGGCGATGTGCCAATGGGCGGTAGTAACCCCATCCGGATCCAAAGTATGACCACTACCGATACCATGGACACCATTGGTACCGTAGAGCAGACCATTCGCATGGTAGATGCAGGTTGCGAGTATGTACGGATCACGGCTCCCAGCATAAAAGAGGCCCAGAACCTGGCCGAGATCAAGAAGCAACTTCGTGCACGTGGATACACCGTGCCCTTAGTGGCCGATATCCATTTTACACCGAACGCTGCCGAAGTGGCCGCACGCATTGTTGAAAAGGTGCGGGTGAATCCAGGCAACTATGCCGATAAGAAGAAGTTTGACGAGATAGAATATACCGACAGCAAATACCAGGGTGAGCTGGACCGCATCTTCCAAAAGTTCACTCCGCTGGTGAATATTTGCAAGGAGTACGGAACGGCTATGCGTATCGGCACTAATCATGGATCGCTTAGCGATCGCATTATGAGCCGTTATGGCGATACCCCTCAAGGCATGGTGGAATCAGCCATGGAGTTCATTCGTATGTGCGAGGCACTGAACTATTATAACCTGTGCATATCGATGAAATCGAGCAATCCGCAGGTGATGGTTCAGGCTTATCGTTTATTGGTACAGACCATGGTAGCCGAAGGCATGAACTACCCGTTGCACCTTGGCGTTACCGAGGCCGGCGACGGCGAGGATGGTCGCATTAAATCGGCCGTGGGCATAGGCACCTTACTGGAAGACGGCCTGGGCGATACCGTTCGCGTGTCCCTGACCGAAGAACCTGAGGCCGAAGCCCCAGTAGCCATCGCCTTGGTGAACCGTTATAGCGCGCGGGGGGTGAGTGAGGCGTTGAGAGGTCTGAGTGGAGATACGGGAGATCAGAGGTCAGAGGCCGGAACCGATGTGCAAATTAGCTCCAATGAGCATCCCGCGACCCGCAACCCGCAACCCGCCACCCAACACTCACCTTATGAATACCAAAAACGCCACACCACCGAGGCCAACGCTTTTATAGGTGGCCACATGGTACCGCGTGTGGTGCTTGACCTGAGTAAAGCGAATCTGAAAGATCCGTCGGTTTTGAATGCTGCGGGCTATTTATATTCGCCCATACTGGACAAATATAACATGGCCGATCAGTCGGTGGATTTTGTGTACATGGCCGATACACTGCCCTCATTCACTTTCCCGGGCAACCTGAAACAACTATATAATTACAACACCTGGTTCACGTTGGCCAATAAAAAGAATTGTCACCCGGTATTCACGCTGGCACAATACACTGACTCGTCAGCTGATCGTTCGTCGGCACTTAGCCTGGTGACCATTGATGCCGCACAAGTGGATATGTCGCAGATCAAGCAATTGGCGCAAGACCCGAACTTGGTGCTGGTGTTAGAGACGACCGCTGCGCATGGCATGGCCCAGCAACGCAGTTTCTTTTTTGAGCTGATGCAAGCTGGTATAGAAACGCCTGTTATCATCAAAAGGTCATATGACCTTGGTGATGAAGGCAGCGAGCTGATCACTACCTCTACCGACTTGCGCCCTGAGGCTTCTGAACTTACGACGAAACTGCAACTTTATGCGGCAACCGATATGGGTGCGTTGTTGGTGGATGGTTTTGGCGATGGCGTTTGGATAGATGCGCCAGGTATGCCGGCCGCCGTGATCACCTCTACCGCGTTCGGGATATTGCAGGCCACCAGGTCGCGAATCTCCAAAACAGAATACATTAGCTGCCCGAGCTGCGGCCGTACGCTGTTCGACCTGCAGGAGACCACTCAAATGATCCGTAGCCGTACCAGTCACCTGAAGGGATTAAAGATCGGTATCATGGGCTGTATCGTTAACGGTCCGGGCGAAATGGCCGATGCCGATTACGGTTATGTGGGCGCTGGTCCGGGTAAGATCACGCTGTATCGTGGCAAAGAAGTGGTAAAGAAGAACGTGAACACCGCCAACGCATTGGACGAGCTCATCGGTATCATTCAAGAAGATGGTAACTGGGTCGAGCCGGCCGTTGTTGCATGA
- a CDS encoding energy transducer TonB has translation MTFDRPYKNIAMPYLILFAFSLILIINNAHAQYQPKVTTKVTNVRKGDKTTKEVVMTRTVDMDDDTFLDDMDALEKYVHKHVKHSAGPKGNVEVGFVIDEHGALSNVRILKSLNKQIDAEVVKAVRSYPYKFTPSKQSGVAYGSKASTTIVFK, from the coding sequence ATGACCTTTGACCGACCTTACAAGAACATTGCCATGCCCTACCTTATTCTTTTTGCATTCTCGCTAATACTTATTATCAACAACGCTCACGCTCAGTACCAACCCAAGGTAACCACCAAGGTGACCAACGTACGTAAAGGCGACAAGACCACCAAAGAAGTGGTTATGACCCGAACCGTGGATATGGATGACGATACTTTTTTAGACGACATGGACGCGTTAGAAAAGTACGTACATAAGCATGTAAAACATTCAGCCGGACCAAAGGGCAACGTTGAAGTTGGGTTTGTTATAGACGAGCATGGTGCACTATCGAACGTCAGGATACTTAAAAGCTTAAATAAACAGATCGACGCTGAGGTAGTTAAAGCGGTAAGGTCTTATCCTTACAAATTCACACCATCAAAGCAGAGTGGGGTCGCCTATGGATCTAAAGCTTCTACAACGATCGTATTCAAATGA
- a CDS encoding lysozyme inhibitor LprI family protein, which produces MNNINKLLLAIVIMIATTAAGARAQTQGALTANAGAAYQKADKELNRVYQKILKEYASQPLFIKKFKVAQRLWVQLRDAELAARYPARGSYGSAGPMCENIYLEDLTKQRTKFLKQWLDGIPEGDVCTGSVKVKR; this is translated from the coding sequence ATGAATAATATCAACAAACTCCTGTTAGCGATAGTGATCATGATAGCCACAACGGCCGCGGGTGCCCGTGCGCAAACTCAAGGTGCACTGACCGCCAACGCTGGTGCGGCCTACCAAAAGGCCGACAAGGAACTGAACCGCGTTTACCAAAAGATCTTGAAGGAATATGCGTCACAGCCGTTGTTCATCAAAAAGTTCAAGGTAGCCCAGCGGCTTTGGGTACAGCTACGCGATGCCGAACTGGCCGCGCGTTACCCTGCAAGAGGAAGTTACGGTTCTGCAGGCCCCATGTGCGAGAATATTTACCTCGAAGACCTGACCAAACAACGCACCAAGTTTTTAAAGCAATGGCTCGATGGTATTCCGGAGGGGGATGTATGTACAGGGTCGGTAAAGGTTAAGCGGTAG
- a CDS encoding thiamine pyrophosphate-dependent enzyme, whose protein sequence is MAKNVAEQLVDMLIAAGIKRIYAVTGDSLNEVNDAVRRSEGKIHWIHVRHEEAGAYAAAAEAELNGLACCAGSSGPGHVHLINGLYDAHRSGAPVIAIASTCATIEFGTEYFQETNTIKLFDDCSHYNQIATTPAQLPRMLQAGIQNALSKKGVSVIGLPGDLTKMDSEEITTSTINYAPTPVIRPTDSDLHQLAALLNAHEKITIFCGIGAKKAHDEVVELSKRLQATVGYSFRGKMSIQHDNPNEVGMTGLLGLPSAYHSMHESDLILLLGTDFPYTQFVPTDCKIVQIDTKPERIGRRAKVDMGLCGTVEDTLQALLPLITQKTDDSFLQGQLELYKNVKDSLQTYVDDRGEMNAIHPEFVAATIDALANQDAIFTVDTGMCCVWGARYIRSTGKREMLGSFNHGSMANAMPQAIGAALSSPGRQVIALAGDGGISMLLGDLATIVQYKLPVKIVVFNNRSLGMVKLEMEVAGLPDWQTEMQNPDFALVAQAMGMKGITIADPDQVEQGLREALAFNGPVLINVMTDPNALAMPPKIEFEQVKGMTVAMSKLILNGRMGDVWDTIKANYKHIKDVI, encoded by the coding sequence ATGGCTAAAAATGTAGCAGAACAACTGGTGGATATGCTGATCGCCGCCGGTATAAAAAGAATATATGCCGTTACCGGTGACAGTTTGAATGAAGTGAATGATGCGGTGCGCCGCAGCGAGGGGAAGATACATTGGATACATGTACGCCATGAAGAGGCCGGGGCCTATGCCGCAGCGGCAGAGGCCGAGTTGAACGGTTTAGCATGTTGTGCAGGCAGCAGCGGGCCCGGCCACGTGCACCTGATCAATGGCCTGTATGATGCTCACCGTTCGGGCGCACCGGTGATCGCTATCGCATCCACCTGTGCCACTATCGAGTTCGGCACCGAGTATTTTCAGGAGACCAATACCATCAAGTTATTTGATGATTGCAGCCACTATAATCAGATCGCCACCACGCCGGCGCAATTGCCGCGTATGTTGCAGGCGGGGATCCAGAATGCCTTAAGCAAAAAGGGTGTGTCAGTTATCGGTCTTCCGGGCGACTTGACCAAGATGGATTCAGAAGAGATCACCACATCGACCATCAATTATGCACCGACCCCGGTGATCCGCCCTACGGACTCTGACCTGCACCAATTGGCCGCTTTATTGAATGCCCATGAAAAGATCACCATCTTTTGCGGTATAGGCGCCAAAAAAGCACATGACGAGGTGGTGGAACTCTCCAAACGCTTGCAAGCCACCGTGGGCTACTCGTTCCGCGGTAAAATGAGCATTCAACATGATAACCCTAACGAGGTGGGCATGACCGGTCTGTTAGGATTACCATCTGCCTACCACAGCATGCACGAGAGCGACCTGATCCTGCTTTTAGGTACCGATTTCCCATATACCCAATTTGTCCCTACCGACTGCAAGATCGTGCAGATCGATACCAAGCCCGAGCGCATTGGCCGCCGCGCCAAGGTTGATATGGGTTTGTGCGGTACTGTCGAAGATACGCTACAGGCGCTGTTGCCACTCATCACCCAGAAGACAGACGATAGCTTTTTACAAGGCCAACTGGAGTTATACAAAAATGTAAAGGACAGCCTGCAAACCTACGTGGACGACAGGGGAGAGATGAACGCTATTCACCCAGAATTTGTTGCTGCCACCATTGATGCGCTGGCCAACCAGGATGCCATTTTTACGGTAGATACCGGTATGTGCTGTGTTTGGGGAGCACGTTACATCAGGAGTACCGGCAAGCGTGAGATGCTGGGCTCGTTCAATCATGGCTCAATGGCCAATGCTATGCCACAGGCCATTGGCGCAGCCTTGAGCAGCCCGGGCAGGCAGGTGATCGCTTTAGCGGGTGATGGTGGTATATCGATGTTGCTGGGCGATCTGGCTACCATCGTTCAATACAAGTTGCCGGTAAAGATCGTGGTGTTCAATAACCGCTCATTAGGTATGGTAAAGCTGGAGATGGAGGTGGCCGGCCTTCCTGATTGGCAAACCGAAATGCAGAATCCTGATTTTGCGTTGGTAGCCCAGGCCATGGGCATGAAAGGCATCACCATTGCCGATCCTGATCAGGTAGAGCAGGGCTTGCGCGAGGCACTGGCTTTCAATGGTCCGGTACTCATCAACGTCATGACCGACCCTAATGCTTTGGCCATGCCGCCAAAGATCGAATTTGAGCAGGTGAAAGGCATGACCGTTGCCATGAGCAAGCTGATCCTGAACGGACGCATGGGCGATGTATGGGATACCATCAAAGCCAACTACAAGCACATCAAAGATGTGATATAA
- a CDS encoding LytR/AlgR family response regulator transcription factor, whose protein sequence is MKIRTLIVDDEPHAIEVIDTFLQQFTDLEVLGRCNSAIQAFQLLQQKQVDLMFLDIKMPGLNGNDLLRSLKNPPKVIFTTAYSEYALEGFELNAVDYLLKPIAFDRFLRAMDKVYQSFDQKHASAVLSHEAPIGDSETFLYLKVERKTIKLNINDILWIESLRDYVKVVTADQVHISKQKISFLEEMLPERRFVRIHRSFIVSLPKIDSFYGAVVEVSGHELPIGRNYKQDLQKKLKTENLHFS, encoded by the coding sequence ATGAAGATACGTACCCTGATCGTTGATGATGAGCCTCACGCCATTGAGGTGATCGATACCTTCTTGCAGCAATTTACCGACTTGGAAGTGCTTGGGCGATGCAACAGCGCTATTCAAGCCTTCCAACTGCTGCAACAAAAACAGGTCGACCTCATGTTCCTTGATATCAAGATGCCAGGCCTCAACGGTAATGACCTGCTCCGAAGCTTGAAGAACCCGCCCAAGGTGATCTTCACCACCGCTTATAGTGAATACGCCCTCGAAGGCTTTGAGCTGAACGCGGTGGACTATCTACTGAAACCTATAGCATTCGATCGCTTTTTGCGCGCCATGGATAAGGTCTACCAAAGTTTCGATCAAAAGCATGCCTCGGCAGTACTGAGCCATGAGGCGCCAATAGGTGATAGCGAGACTTTCCTGTATCTGAAGGTTGAACGGAAAACGATCAAGCTCAACATCAATGACATTCTATGGATCGAGAGCCTGCGCGACTATGTGAAGGTCGTGACGGCCGACCAGGTGCACATCAGTAAGCAAAAGATCAGCTTTTTGGAGGAGATGCTCCCGGAGCGACGCTTCGTGCGCATACATCGCTCATTCATCGTGTCGTTACCAAAGATCGATTCTTTTTATGGAGCGGTGGTCGAGGTTAGCGGACACGAGTTGCCCATTGGCCGTAACTATAAACAGGATCTGCAAAAAAAGCTGAAGACGGAGAACCTGCATTTTAGCTGA
- a CDS encoding energy transducer TonB: MSEPIKDVNLSFACSEEWNNMHSTEGGRHCVKCSKTVYDLTNSKADEFRRILAENGGIICGRFRQDQLITNTPTLPSWKKWLSAALLVIGINLWNEPTHAQKSPKPTKQQKARYPLKFVRGIDTTHNDIPVIEEPKAITDTNVTLGIVMSDMDPQFIGGPEKMKAYIDKYLDQSKAKAPCRINVSVIIDRGGSLTDVKAIGRISDQGASDEAVRVVSILPKFRPGVRAGRPAAISYVIPIIFK, encoded by the coding sequence ATGAGTGAACCTATCAAGGATGTGAACCTTAGCTTTGCCTGTTCTGAGGAATGGAACAACATGCATTCAACCGAGGGCGGTCGGCATTGTGTTAAATGCAGCAAGACCGTGTATGACCTGACCAACAGTAAGGCGGATGAATTCAGGAGGATACTGGCTGAAAATGGTGGCATTATATGTGGCCGTTTCAGGCAAGACCAATTGATCACAAATACTCCTACATTGCCATCCTGGAAAAAATGGTTGTCGGCGGCCCTTTTAGTGATCGGTATCAATTTGTGGAACGAACCCACACATGCTCAAAAAAGTCCGAAACCGACCAAACAACAGAAGGCCAGGTATCCACTAAAATTTGTAAGAGGCATAGATACTACACATAACGATATCCCTGTAATAGAAGAACCTAAGGCAATTACTGACACCAATGTAACACTCGGCATCGTTATGTCAGATATGGACCCACAATTCATTGGTGGACCTGAAAAAATGAAGGCTTATATTGATAAGTATCTTGACCAAAGTAAAGCTAAAGCTCCTTGCAGGATCAACGTTTCGGTAATTATTGACAGAGGCGGATCTTTGACAGATGTTAAAGCCATAGGCCGTATCAGTGATCAAGGTGCCTCTGATGAAGCCGTGAGAGTTGTAAGCATCCTGCCAAAGTTTAGACCAGGGGTTAGAGCAGGTAGACCAGCAGCTATATCATATGTGATACCCATCATCTTCAAATAA